One genomic window of Candidatus Pseudobacter hemicellulosilyticus includes the following:
- the bshC gene encoding bacillithiol biosynthesis cysteine-adding enzyme BshC, which yields MNCSTTQVPYTATGYFSKLITAYLENEPGLRSFYAHRPDKNGIQAAIKARQQFTQDHRQLLVSALQEQYAGATPSGAVQRNIELLKEPTTFTITTAHQPAIFTGHLYFIYKILHTIRLAEQFRKEWPDYNFVPVFWMGSEDADLDELGHIWLSGDTLTWDTKQKGAVGRMNTKGLEKIIHRIEGELSIHPHGPALVQLLKESYLNSPDIQTATFRLLHALFAEYGLVVIIPDRADLKRAMQPVFEDDLFRQQPSVIVQQTVEALSARYKVQANPRPINLFYLTDGIRELIEKDQDQYAVRNTSIRFSPEQLQAELNAHPERFSPNVILRGLYQETILPNIAFVGGGGETAYWLELKEFFHHYQVPFPVLVLRNSFLVMEKKWEEKMEKLGFSVPDIFRSEQQLLSLLVSRQSNGHLKLEKELQAASTLYEELAQKAGQIDNTLLPHIEALRSRTVKPLQELEKKMLRAEKRKYDNEQVQIRLLRSALFPKNGLQERVANFLPFYAQWGAAFIRELYKASLGLEQEFVVLHVED from the coding sequence GATTACAGCTTACCTGGAAAATGAGCCAGGGCTGCGCTCTTTCTATGCGCACAGGCCGGATAAAAATGGTATCCAGGCGGCTATCAAAGCACGCCAGCAGTTCACACAGGACCACCGCCAATTACTGGTCAGCGCCCTGCAGGAGCAGTATGCCGGCGCTACTCCTTCCGGCGCAGTACAGCGCAATATTGAATTACTGAAGGAGCCCACTACTTTCACCATTACCACAGCACACCAGCCCGCTATTTTTACCGGGCATCTCTATTTTATTTATAAGATCCTGCACACCATCCGACTGGCCGAACAGTTCCGGAAAGAATGGCCCGATTATAATTTTGTGCCCGTATTCTGGATGGGCAGTGAAGATGCAGACCTCGATGAGCTGGGCCATATCTGGCTCAGTGGTGATACCCTGACCTGGGATACCAAACAAAAAGGGGCCGTTGGCCGGATGAACACCAAAGGACTGGAAAAGATCATCCACCGCATAGAAGGAGAACTATCCATACATCCCCATGGGCCGGCCCTGGTGCAGCTGCTTAAAGAGAGTTATCTCAACAGTCCCGATATACAGACCGCCACTTTCAGACTGCTGCATGCGTTGTTTGCAGAATATGGACTGGTGGTGATCATCCCGGACCGGGCCGACCTGAAACGCGCCATGCAACCGGTGTTTGAAGATGACCTGTTCCGTCAGCAACCATCCGTCATTGTACAGCAAACCGTGGAAGCATTGTCCGCCCGCTATAAAGTGCAGGCCAATCCACGGCCCATCAACCTGTTCTACCTGACAGACGGTATCCGGGAACTGATTGAAAAAGACCAGGACCAGTACGCTGTCCGTAATACCAGCATCCGGTTCAGTCCCGAACAGTTACAGGCAGAACTGAACGCGCATCCCGAGCGTTTCAGTCCCAATGTGATCCTGCGCGGCCTGTACCAGGAAACTATCTTACCCAATATCGCCTTTGTGGGCGGTGGGGGAGAAACGGCCTACTGGCTGGAACTAAAAGAGTTCTTCCATCATTACCAGGTGCCCTTCCCGGTGCTGGTGCTGCGCAATTCTTTCCTGGTCATGGAAAAGAAATGGGAGGAGAAGATGGAAAAGCTGGGCTTCTCGGTCCCTGATATTTTCCGTTCCGAACAGCAGCTGCTTTCCTTGCTGGTGTCCCGACAGTCCAATGGTCATCTCAAACTGGAAAAAGAATTACAGGCCGCCAGCACACTGTATGAAGAACTGGCACAGAAAGCCGGCCAGATCGACAATACTTTATTGCCACATATTGAAGCCCTGCGATCCAGGACTGTAAAGCCTTTGCAGGAACTGGAGAAAAAAATGCTGCGTGCAGAAAAAAGGAAATACGACAACGAGCAGGTACAGATCCGGCTGCTTCGTTCCGCCCTGTTCCCTAAAAATGGATTACAGGAACGCGTAGCCAATTTCCTTCCCTTCTATGCACAATGGGGCGCTGCCTTTATCCGTGAGCTGTACAAGGCATCACTGGGATTGGAGCAGGAATTTGTGGTACTGCATGTAGAAGATTGA
- the purE gene encoding 5-(carboxyamino)imidazole ribonucleotide mutase, with the protein MSPQVGIIMGSDSDLPVMQAAADVLKEFGISFELTVVSAHRTPLRMVEYAQGARERGLQVIIAGAGGAAHLPGMVASITTLPVIGVPVRSSNSIDGWDSILSILQMPNGIPVATVALNASKNAGILAASIIGAFDKTIGEKLSTYKNNLSSEVLKKVDKLKSEGWSNSFD; encoded by the coding sequence ATGAGTCCACAGGTTGGAATTATCATGGGCAGTGACAGCGATCTTCCTGTAATGCAGGCTGCAGCCGATGTGCTGAAAGAATTTGGTATTTCCTTTGAGCTTACTGTAGTATCCGCACACCGCACACCGTTGCGGATGGTGGAATACGCCCAGGGGGCCAGGGAGCGCGGATTGCAGGTCATCATTGCCGGCGCCGGCGGCGCAGCCCATTTACCGGGCATGGTAGCCAGTATCACTACCCTTCCTGTGATCGGTGTTCCGGTCAGATCTTCCAACTCCATTGACGGCTGGGATTCTATTCTCAGTATTCTTCAGATGCCCAATGGCATCCCTGTGGCCACTGTGGCCCTGAACGCATCCAAAAATGCCGGCATCCTGGCAGCCAGCATCATTGGCGCTTTCGACAAAACTATAGGCGAGAAGCTGAGCACCTATAAAAACAACCTGTCCTCCGAAGTACTGAAAAAAGTAGATAAATTAAAATCAGAAGGCTGGTCAAACAGCTTTGATTAA
- a CDS encoding TolC family protein has translation MRLLLLFIATLFFGQLSAQEILRLEDAVAAALQNNYDIRLSRNDSAAYSLDASYAYAGFLPRLNATGTKVWNVNAQKQELQDGRKPEATGIKSSNLTASLQLNWTLFDGLKMFVTRERLLELEKLGDLGVKNQVTNTVATVVNNYYNIVRTKQQLKAVEEQISINEERVKLADMKVSVGLGSKPELLQARVDLNAQKAARLQQLTLIAQLRDQLNQLIGFRMGLVYEVADSIPVNTVLQYGDLEQNLEASSPNLLFARKNIDIAQLTVKERRAELLPIVAFNSAYNYSRTSNTTVINTFTPLFNQNNGYNYGFSVNIPILNNFNTRRLMKQAQLDVRYQQLFYDNQFTLTQVGLTNAFKDYELQKDLLALEEANIGFARENVAIALERFRQGVSTFLELREAQISLEEANSRLIAARYNTKLAETELLRLKGGLLQ, from the coding sequence ATGAGACTTCTTCTGTTGTTTATAGCCACCCTCTTTTTCGGACAGCTGTCCGCCCAGGAAATATTGCGACTGGAAGATGCGGTGGCGGCAGCGCTACAAAACAATTATGATATCCGACTCAGCCGGAATGACTCGGCTGCCTATTCCCTGGACGCTTCCTATGCCTATGCCGGCTTCCTGCCAAGGCTCAATGCCACCGGCACCAAGGTATGGAACGTGAACGCCCAGAAGCAGGAACTGCAGGACGGTCGCAAGCCTGAAGCCACCGGTATCAAATCCAGTAACCTCACGGCTTCCCTCCAGCTTAACTGGACCCTGTTTGACGGGCTCAAGATGTTTGTGACCAGGGAGCGGCTGCTGGAACTGGAAAAACTCGGCGATCTGGGCGTAAAGAACCAGGTTACCAATACCGTAGCCACTGTAGTCAATAACTATTATAATATTGTACGAACCAAACAGCAGCTGAAAGCGGTGGAAGAACAGATCTCCATCAACGAAGAGCGCGTGAAGCTGGCTGATATGAAAGTGTCCGTGGGATTGGGCAGCAAACCTGAGCTGCTGCAGGCCCGCGTAGACCTCAACGCCCAGAAAGCCGCACGCCTGCAACAGCTGACCCTGATAGCACAGCTTCGGGACCAGCTGAACCAGCTGATCGGTTTCCGCATGGGCCTGGTGTACGAGGTAGCAGACAGTATCCCTGTCAATACGGTGCTGCAATATGGCGACCTGGAGCAGAACCTGGAAGCTTCCAGTCCCAACCTGCTCTTTGCCCGTAAAAATATTGATATTGCCCAGCTGACGGTGAAGGAAAGAAGGGCCGAGCTGCTGCCCATTGTGGCTTTCAACTCTGCCTATAACTATTCCCGGACATCCAATACAACGGTCATCAATACCTTTACCCCGCTGTTCAACCAGAACAACGGGTACAACTATGGCTTTTCGGTAAATATTCCCATCCTGAATAATTTCAATACCCGCCGCCTGATGAAGCAGGCGCAGCTGGATGTCCGTTACCAGCAGCTCTTTTACGATAACCAGTTTACACTGACGCAGGTAGGGTTAACCAATGCCTTCAAGGATTATGAATTGCAGAAAGACCTGCTGGCGCTGGAAGAAGCCAATATCGGTTTTGCCCGGGAGAATGTGGCTATTGCGCTGGAACGTTTCCGGCAGGGTGTTTCCACCTTCCTGGAGTTGCGTGAAGCCCAGATCAGCCTGGAGGAAGCCAATAGCCGGCTGATTGCTGCACGGTACAATACCAAACTGGCGGAAACAGAATTGCTGCGGCTGAAAGGCGGCCTGCTGCAATAG
- a CDS encoding efflux RND transporter permease subunit, with protein sequence MNISELSLRRPVLATVLNIMIVLFGIIGFTFLGTRDYPAIDPPNVSVSTSYPGANADIVESQITEPLEKAINGIAGVKNITSTSSQGTSRINVEFDLSIDLEAAANDVRDKVSQAQRSLPDDLPAPPVVSKADASSDAIISMTVQSNTRNQLQVTEYATNVLVERLQTIPGVSSIQIWGEKKYAMRIWFNPAKMSAYGLTPSDVQTALGRENVELPSGKIAGNSTELSIRTFGRLFTEEDFNNVIIKNVNGNDIRLKDVAEAVLGPENEETMLKESRIPMIALALVPQPGSNYVAISNEFYRRYELLKTEVPADIKLDIAMDQTRFIKMSISEVEETLIIALILVVLIIYLFFRDWLIAVRPLIDIPVSLIGAFFIMYISGFTINVLTLLGIVLATGLVVDDGIVVTENIFKKMEQGMNKFQAAKEGSKEIYFAVISTSITLAVIFLPIVFLEGMVGRLFREFGIVVAGAVLISALVSLTLTPVLNVKLTRSAHKHSWFYTKTEPFFRWMENGYYNSLRRFMKVRWISLVIMAACLGIIFFIGRGLQEELAPLEDRSQFRLSVTAPEGTSFDAMDAYIDSLGQLMIDSIDERKIVLTITAPGFSGAGSVNTGTIRVMLTDPQDRTRSQDDVVKMVNRNLPRYSEGRAFAIQEQTISMNRRGGQPVQFVIQNNNFEKIKDVLPKFLEQANKSQILTNVDVDLKFNKPELRIEIDRIKASQLGVSIGDVSSTLQLALSNLRLGYFYREGKQYQVIGQVARGDRDDPTDLKNIYVRNNRGEIISLDNMVSIREETTPPALYHFNRYKSATISAGTAPGYTLGDGIKEMQTIAAGLLSESDGFAQALSGPSRDFAESSGNIVFAFILAIVLIFLVLSAQFESFMDPLVILFTVLLAIAGAVLSLWVFDQTINIFSQIGMIMLIGLVTKNGILIVEFANQKQLSGLSKTDAVTQAAQARLRPILMTSLAMALGALPIAMSLGAAATSRKPLGIVIVGGIMFSLILTLYVIPAMYSYLSRKKSANAQDVYDTPSDSQPATPASPASVH encoded by the coding sequence ATGAATATTTCCGAACTGAGTTTGCGCCGCCCCGTTTTGGCAACGGTGCTGAACATCATGATCGTGCTGTTCGGTATCATTGGCTTTACCTTTCTCGGTACGCGCGATTATCCCGCCATTGATCCGCCCAATGTAAGTGTCAGCACTTCCTATCCCGGCGCCAATGCGGACATCGTGGAATCTCAGATCACCGAGCCACTGGAAAAAGCTATCAACGGTATCGCCGGCGTTAAGAATATTACTAGTACCAGCAGTCAGGGTACCAGTCGCATCAACGTGGAGTTTGACCTGAGCATTGACCTGGAAGCGGCTGCCAATGACGTGCGCGATAAAGTATCGCAGGCGCAGCGGTCGCTCCCGGACGATCTGCCCGCACCACCCGTGGTGTCCAAGGCTGATGCCAGTTCCGATGCCATCATCTCCATGACCGTTCAGAGCAATACCCGCAACCAGCTGCAGGTAACAGAATACGCCACCAACGTGCTGGTAGAAAGGCTGCAGACCATCCCGGGTGTAAGCTCCATCCAGATCTGGGGAGAGAAAAAATACGCCATGCGTATCTGGTTCAATCCCGCCAAAATGAGCGCTTACGGCCTCACGCCAAGTGATGTGCAGACCGCCCTGGGCCGGGAAAATGTGGAGCTGCCTTCCGGTAAAATTGCCGGTAACAGCACCGAACTGTCCATCCGGACCTTTGGTCGCCTCTTCACTGAAGAGGATTTCAATAATGTGATCATTAAGAATGTCAACGGCAACGATATCCGGCTGAAGGATGTGGCCGAAGCAGTGCTTGGGCCGGAGAATGAAGAAACCATGCTGAAAGAAAGCCGCATTCCCATGATTGCGCTGGCCCTTGTGCCGCAGCCAGGTTCCAACTATGTGGCTATCTCCAATGAGTTTTATCGGAGGTACGAGCTGCTGAAAACGGAAGTGCCGGCTGATATCAAGCTGGACATCGCCATGGACCAGACCCGCTTCATCAAAATGTCTATCTCGGAAGTGGAAGAAACCCTGATCATTGCCCTGATCCTGGTGGTATTGATCATTTACCTGTTCTTCCGCGACTGGCTCATTGCCGTTCGTCCCCTGATCGATATCCCGGTGTCCCTGATAGGCGCCTTCTTCATTATGTATATAAGTGGCTTTACCATCAACGTACTTACCCTGCTGGGCATCGTACTGGCTACGGGCCTGGTAGTGGATGATGGGATTGTGGTCACGGAGAATATCTTCAAGAAGATGGAACAGGGTATGAACAAGTTCCAGGCTGCCAAGGAAGGTTCCAAAGAGATCTATTTTGCCGTTATCTCCACCAGTATCACGCTGGCGGTCATCTTCCTGCCCATTGTCTTCCTGGAAGGTATGGTGGGCCGGCTGTTCCGGGAATTCGGGATCGTGGTGGCCGGCGCCGTACTGATCTCGGCCCTGGTATCGCTGACGCTGACACCCGTACTGAACGTAAAACTAACCCGCAGCGCCCATAAGCATAGCTGGTTCTATACCAAGACCGAACCCTTTTTCCGTTGGATGGAGAATGGGTATTACAATTCCCTGCGCCGGTTCATGAAGGTGCGCTGGATCTCCCTGGTCATTATGGCTGCTTGCCTGGGTATCATCTTCTTTATTGGCCGTGGCCTCCAGGAAGAACTGGCGCCGCTGGAAGACCGCAGCCAGTTCCGGCTATCGGTCACAGCGCCGGAAGGAACCTCCTTTGACGCCATGGATGCCTATATCGACAGCCTGGGCCAGCTGATGATTGACTCTATTGATGAGCGCAAGATCGTGCTTACCATTACGGCGCCTGGCTTCAGCGGCGCCGGATCGGTCAATACCGGCACCATCCGGGTGATGCTGACGGACCCGCAGGACCGGACCCGGTCGCAGGATGATGTGGTTAAAATGGTGAACCGTAACCTGCCCCGGTATTCTGAGGGCCGGGCTTTCGCTATCCAGGAACAGACCATCTCCATGAACCGCAGGGGCGGCCAGCCAGTGCAGTTCGTGATCCAGAATAATAATTTTGAGAAGATCAAGGACGTGCTGCCCAAATTCCTGGAACAGGCCAATAAAAGCCAGATCCTGACCAATGTGGATGTGGACTTAAAATTCAATAAACCTGAACTAAGAATTGAAATTGATAGGATTAAGGCAAGTCAGCTGGGTGTTAGTATTGGGGATGTTTCGTCTACCCTGCAACTGGCCCTGAGTAATCTCCGGCTCGGTTATTTCTACAGGGAAGGCAAGCAATACCAGGTGATCGGGCAGGTGGCCAGGGGCGACCGTGACGATCCCACTGACCTCAAGAACATCTATGTGCGCAATAACCGGGGGGAGATCATCTCCCTGGATAATATGGTCAGCATCCGAGAGGAGACTACCCCACCCGCGCTGTATCATTTCAACCGGTATAAATCGGCCACAATCTCTGCCGGTACCGCACCGGGCTATACCCTGGGCGATGGTATCAAGGAAATGCAGACCATTGCCGCCGGGCTGCTAAGTGAAAGCGATGGTTTTGCGCAGGCCCTGTCCGGTCCCTCGCGTGATTTTGCTGAAAGCTCGGGTAATATCGTATTTGCCTTTATCCTGGCCATTGTGCTGATCTTCCTGGTACTCTCGGCCCAGTTTGAAAGCTTTATGGATCCGCTGGTGATCCTGTTCACGGTACTGCTGGCTATTGCGGGAGCGGTATTGTCGCTCTGGGTCTTTGACCAGACCATCAATATCTTCTCCCAGATCGGTATGATCATGCTGATTGGCCTGGTGACCAAGAACGGGATCCTGATTGTGGAATTTGCCAACCAGAAGCAGCTGTCGGGCCTCAGCAAGACAGACGCGGTGACCCAGGCGGCCCAGGCCCGTTTAAGGCCTATCCTGATGACCAGCCTGGCCATGGCGCTTGGCGCCCTGCCCATTGCTATGTCGCTGGGTGCGGCAGCCACCAGCCGGAAACCGCTGGGCATCGTGATCGTGGGCGGTATTATGTTCTCCCTGATCCTGACCCTGTACGTGATCCCGGCTATGTACTCGTACCTGTCGCGCAAAAAATCAGCCAACGCGCAGGACGTGTATGATACACCGTCCGACAGTCAGCCGGCAACACCGGCAAGTCCTGCATCGGTACACTGA
- a CDS encoding efflux RND transporter periplasmic adaptor subunit, with protein MGVFFTISCKEKKKDTNPSANANRGNMPVQAEGFIVRTSSLSESLEIPGTLLPFEQTEIRPEISGRVVKLNFAEGSYVKRGVVLVKLFDEDLQAQQKKLEVQLAIAQKTTERQEALLKISGISQQEYDLSQLAVSNLKADIDLIKVEITKTEIRAPFDGRIGLRNISLGAYITPTTLVTTISQVGQLKMEFSVPEKYSEQMRTGRTVAFNVAGSNNKYSASILATESLIEANTRTLKVRTVIKGTAPELVPGAFAKVALQLGKNDQALIVPTQAVIPQARTKKVILYNGGAVRFQDVTTGIRDSSNVQILEGIKVGDTVLTTALLAVRPDSKIKLTKVQ; from the coding sequence ATGGGTGTCTTTTTCACAATTTCCTGTAAGGAAAAGAAAAAAGATACCAACCCCTCCGCAAACGCTAACCGTGGTAACATGCCGGTGCAGGCCGAAGGGTTTATTGTCCGGACATCATCCCTCAGTGAAAGCCTCGAGATCCCCGGAACATTATTGCCGTTTGAACAAACAGAGATCAGGCCAGAGATCAGTGGCCGGGTGGTAAAATTGAATTTTGCAGAAGGCTCCTACGTCAAACGTGGTGTGGTGCTGGTGAAATTATTCGATGAAGACCTCCAGGCCCAGCAAAAGAAACTGGAAGTACAGCTGGCTATTGCACAGAAAACTACTGAAAGGCAGGAAGCCCTGCTCAAGATCAGCGGTATCAGCCAGCAGGAATATGACCTCAGCCAGTTAGCTGTCAGTAATCTCAAAGCAGATATAGACCTGATCAAAGTTGAGATTACAAAAACTGAGATCCGTGCGCCTTTTGATGGCCGCATCGGTTTGCGCAATATCAGTCTCGGCGCTTATATCACTCCCACTACCCTCGTCACTACCATCAGCCAGGTAGGTCAGCTGAAGATGGAATTTTCCGTTCCTGAAAAATACAGCGAGCAGATGCGTACCGGCAGGACCGTGGCTTTCAATGTGGCGGGCAGCAACAACAAATACTCCGCATCCATACTGGCTACCGAATCCCTTATCGAAGCCAATACCCGAACCCTTAAAGTACGTACCGTCATCAAAGGAACGGCGCCCGAGCTGGTGCCCGGCGCCTTTGCCAAGGTAGCGCTGCAACTGGGTAAGAACGATCAGGCCCTGATAGTTCCTACCCAGGCGGTGATCCCGCAGGCCCGTACCAAAAAGGTGATCCTGTATAATGGCGGCGCTGTCCGCTTCCAGGATGTGACCACCGGTATCCGCGATTCCTCCAACGTGCAGATACTGGAAGGTATTAAAGTGGGTGACACCGTACTCACCACCGCCCTGCTGGCCGTCAGACCAGATAGTAAAATCAAATTAACCAAAGTTCAATAG
- a CDS encoding 5-(carboxyamino)imidazole ribonucleotide synthase, whose product MLKVGILGGGQLGRMLLQAAANYPVETYVMENDPQCPAAHLCHHFTKGDIRNFEDVYNFGKELNALTIEIESVNVDALEKLEQEGVKIYPKPSALRTIKNKILQKQFYKDAQIPSPAFVITQNLEELSQQADFLPAVHKIGEGGYDGRGVQIIRTANDLGKGFDAPGVLEKMVTIDKEIAQIVAINEKGATALYPPVEMIMDPELNLLDYQISPANIPDRILWKIEAMALAVVKGLKSPGIFAVELFVDRQGDVFVNETAPRVHNSGHHSIEANYSSQFDMLWRVMLGYPLGNTGHILPAAIVNLLGAEGHSGPAVYEGIEEVLQMENVFVHTYGKKETKPGRKMGHITIVSKERQDLVFKAHRIKNILKVVS is encoded by the coding sequence ATGCTTAAAGTCGGCATCCTCGGCGGCGGTCAGCTGGGAAGAATGTTATTACAGGCTGCTGCCAATTATCCTGTAGAAACCTATGTCATGGAAAACGATCCGCAGTGTCCTGCGGCTCATCTCTGCCATCATTTCACCAAAGGCGATATCCGGAATTTCGAGGATGTATATAATTTTGGCAAGGAACTAAACGCGCTGACCATAGAAATTGAATCGGTCAATGTGGATGCCCTGGAAAAACTGGAGCAGGAAGGTGTAAAGATCTATCCCAAACCCTCAGCCCTGCGGACCATCAAGAACAAGATCCTTCAGAAACAATTCTATAAAGACGCACAGATCCCCAGCCCGGCATTTGTGATCACCCAGAACCTGGAAGAACTCAGTCAGCAGGCCGATTTCCTGCCGGCGGTCCATAAGATCGGTGAAGGCGGCTATGATGGGCGCGGTGTGCAGATCATCCGGACAGCCAACGACCTGGGCAAAGGTTTTGACGCCCCTGGCGTGCTGGAAAAAATGGTGACCATTGATAAGGAGATCGCCCAGATAGTAGCCATCAACGAGAAGGGCGCTACCGCCCTCTACCCCCCGGTGGAAATGATCATGGATCCTGAGCTTAATCTGCTCGACTACCAGATCAGCCCTGCCAATATCCCCGACCGCATCCTCTGGAAAATAGAGGCTATGGCCCTGGCCGTGGTCAAAGGACTGAAAAGCCCCGGCATCTTTGCCGTTGAACTTTTCGTAGATAGACAGGGGGACGTATTTGTCAATGAAACGGCCCCCCGCGTCCACAATAGCGGCCACCATTCCATTGAAGCCAATTACAGCTCACAGTTCGACATGCTCTGGCGCGTTATGCTTGGCTACCCCTTAGGCAATACCGGACATATCCTGCCCGCGGCCATCGTTAACCTGCTGGGCGCGGAAGGACATAGCGGACCCGCTGTTTACGAAGGCATAGAAGAAGTATTGCAAATGGAAAATGTATTTGTTCACACCTATGGGAAGAAAGAAACTAAACCTGGCCGCAAGATGGGACATATAACTATCGTCAGTAAAGAGCGTCAGGATCTGGTATTCAAGGCTCACCGCATTAAAAACATATTAAAAGTGGTTTCCTAA
- a CDS encoding nitroreductase, with protein MDPFLNIDQLIAARRSVFTSQFEPGKTIPDNIIQQLLENANMAPNHKLTEPWRFTVYTGNGLQTLADQQAALYKSHAGQKFKQAKYEQLLITPMLASHVIAIGMKRHADLPELEEIAAVACAVQNIYLSATAYGIGGYWSTGGITFLEQAKPLFGLEPADKFMGFFYLGYVRVPSLQRKPKPVEEKVKWVRE; from the coding sequence ATGGATCCTTTTCTCAATATCGATCAACTGATCGCTGCGCGCCGCAGTGTTTTTACTTCCCAGTTTGAACCCGGCAAAACCATTCCCGACAACATCATTCAACAGTTGCTGGAGAACGCCAATATGGCCCCCAACCACAAGCTCACCGAACCCTGGCGCTTCACCGTGTACACCGGCAACGGTCTCCAGACCCTGGCCGACCAGCAAGCAGCTCTCTACAAGTCCCATGCCGGTCAGAAGTTCAAGCAGGCCAAGTATGAACAGCTGCTGATCACGCCCATGCTGGCCTCCCACGTCATTGCCATTGGGATGAAACGGCATGCTGATCTTCCCGAGCTGGAAGAGATAGCAGCCGTTGCCTGCGCCGTCCAGAATATCTACCTCAGCGCTACCGCCTATGGCATTGGCGGCTACTGGAGTACCGGAGGCATTACTTTCCTGGAACAGGCAAAGCCATTATTTGGGTTAGAACCAGCAGATAAGTTCATGGGATTCTTCTACCTGGGGTATGTGAGAGTGCCTTCGCTGCAGAGGAAACCGAAACCGGTGGAGGAGAAGGTGAAGTGGGTGAGGGAGTAG
- a CDS encoding (deoxy)nucleoside triphosphate pyrophosphohydrolase, giving the protein MDIIKVVCGVIFKDGKVLLCRRKPAKSLGGYWEFPGGKVEPGEQEQTSLLRELEEELGMKVNIEGHFKTVVHAYDAMTIQLIAYTCLFQEASFVLTDHDSYEWVNKADLKNWKLAPADIPIANDLMVD; this is encoded by the coding sequence ATGGATATAATTAAAGTCGTTTGCGGTGTAATTTTTAAAGATGGAAAGGTTCTGCTTTGTAGAAGAAAACCTGCTAAATCTTTAGGCGGTTATTGGGAATTCCCTGGAGGAAAAGTTGAACCTGGTGAACAAGAACAAACGTCCCTATTACGTGAATTAGAGGAGGAACTTGGTATGAAAGTCAATATTGAAGGGCATTTCAAGACCGTAGTTCATGCATATGATGCAATGACCATTCAATTGATTGCGTATACTTGCTTATTTCAAGAAGCTTCCTTTGTGCTTACTGATCATGATTCTTATGAATGGGTAAATAAGGCTGACCTAAAAAATTGGAAGCTTGCACCTGCCGATATCCCAATCGCAAATGATTTAATGGTAGATTAG
- a CDS encoding YDG/SRA domain-containing protein, translating to MPKPIVFGEIAGIQEGYWFQDRKTMMANSFHRNWAAGIDGNGREGVSAIVLSGGYEDDFDDGDEIVYTGAGGNDSNTGKQIKDQSWKNKGNAGLLVSMDQGLPVRVIRGHNHKSAYSPSSGYKYAGIYNVINAWEETGKSGFKICRFSLEYNGSNINRKFPEEIELDYGKKATSRKESVVVRVIRDTKKAREIKRLYNFECQVCGQTIGTKSGKYAEGAHIRPLGRPHNGDDSVDNLICVCPNHHVMFDKGTFSIDDNLEFIGVVTGRLTLHPKHTLNQENLQYHRISHGYN from the coding sequence ATGCCAAAACCTATAGTCTTTGGAGAGATTGCCGGAATTCAAGAAGGATATTGGTTTCAAGATAGAAAAACAATGATGGCCAACAGCTTTCATAGAAACTGGGCCGCAGGCATAGATGGCAATGGCCGTGAAGGTGTTTCTGCCATTGTATTATCTGGTGGATACGAAGATGATTTTGATGATGGTGATGAGATTGTTTATACTGGAGCTGGAGGCAATGATTCTAATACGGGTAAGCAAATTAAAGATCAATCTTGGAAGAATAAAGGTAATGCTGGTTTATTAGTAAGTATGGATCAAGGATTGCCGGTAAGAGTAATTCGTGGTCATAATCACAAATCAGCGTATTCTCCTTCAAGCGGATATAAATATGCAGGTATATACAATGTTATAAATGCTTGGGAAGAAACAGGTAAAAGTGGCTTTAAAATTTGCCGATTCAGTCTCGAGTATAATGGCAGTAATATAAACAGAAAATTTCCAGAGGAGATTGAACTGGATTATGGTAAAAAGGCCACTTCCAGAAAAGAGAGCGTTGTCGTTAGAGTAATACGGGATACAAAAAAAGCTCGTGAGATAAAAAGACTATACAATTTTGAATGCCAAGTGTGTGGTCAAACTATCGGCACAAAATCCGGTAAATATGCTGAAGGAGCACATATTAGACCATTGGGAAGACCACACAATGGAGATGATAGTGTTGATAACCTAATCTGCGTTTGTCCCAATCATCATGTCATGTTTGACAAAGGAACATTTTCTATTGATGATAACCTCGAATTTATTGGAGTAGTTACCGGTAGACTAACCTTACATCCTAAGCATACACTCAATCAGGAAAACCTTCAATACCACCGAATAAGTCATGGATATAATTAA